CCTCGCGCGCGAACCGCGGGAAGGCGACCTGGACGGGGCACAGGTAGCGGAGCAGCTCCTCGACGACCTCGTCGACCTGCTCCGGCGTGCCGCTGCGCAGCAGCTCGTAGGCGTCGGCGTTGCGCGACAGCACGTAGCCGCCCATCGACAGCATCGCGGCCGAGGTCTCGTAACCGCCGAGGAACACACCGTCAGCCAGGCCGCCGAGCTCGACGTCGTCGTACTCGTGGCCGTGGGTGCGGATGATCTCGCCGATCAGGCCTTCACCGGGGTTCTCCCGCTGCCGGCGTACGGTCTCGATGAGGAAGGTCCGCGTCTCGGTCGCGGCGCCGAAGGAGCCGGCTCCGCCCTCGCTCATGTCGAAGCGGGCGACTCCCAGCTTGTGGAACTCCTCGCGAACGTCCTCGGGCATGCCGAGCAGGTCGCAGATCACCCGGAACGGGATCTCGAAGCCGAATTGGTCCACCAGGTCGACGACCGGACCGCTCGCCTCCATCGCGTCCAGCGTCTCCTCGACGATGGTGCCGATCGACTCCTGCAGCCGCCGCAGCCGTCGCATCGTGAACTCGGGCGTGATCAGGCCCCGCAGCCGGGTGTGGTCCGGAGCGTCGGTCATGCCGAGGCCGCCGATGGTCTCGGCGTCGCTGCGCTTGCGGGTGCCGAGGAGGTGCCGCATGTCGTTGGAGTACGACGCCCCATCCGCGAGCACTTGCTTGACGAGCTCCTGCCCGGTGACCAACCAGATCTCCAGTCCGAGGACGCTGCCCAGCATCGTCACCGGGTCCTCGGCACGCTGCGCGGCCAGCTGCTCGACCGGGTCGACACCGTTGCGCAGCAGCGGGAAGGTCAGGTGCTCAGGAACCTTGCGCAGGGTGGTGATGTCCGGGAGTCCGGTCGAGTTCCGGCGCATCGCCCAACGCATGGCGGCGCGGCGCAGCGGACTGACTACCCGGGAGAACATGGCGGTGGGCATGCCTCGAGTCTGGGAAAGAAAGGAGCCTTTGACCAGCACATTTCTCTACTTTCGACGCTGATCTCCCTCACACGCAGGCGACGCAGGTCCGCGCCACCGGTCTCGCTTCCAGCCTGCCCGGGGCGATCTGACCTCCGCACCGCTCGCAGATGCCGTACGTGCCGGACTCCCAGCGACGTACGGCACCGTCGATCTCGGCGAGGTGCTGAAGAAGCTGCGCAGCGACGGCACTGATCTGTGACCGCTCGAACGCGATGGTCGCACCCTCGGGGTCGTGCTCGTCGTCCGCGTTGCTGTCGCGCGACGCGACCACGACACCTTGGAAGCTCTCGGACACCTCAGCCAGTCGCCCGCTGGCACGGGCGCGATCGGCGGTCAGGCGCGCAAGGGTCTCGTCCACGTGCTCGATGATGACGGGGGTCACCGACAAATTCGGGCCGGCTGACATTACCCGGCAGTATCGGCGCGACGTGGCGTCCCAACCCCTAGGGTTTCGGCCATGGGATTCCTCGGTGACACCGCAAAGCAGCTCCCCCGCTTCCTCCCGTGGCGCAGTCTTCAAGGCATCGCCCGGCGGCGAGTCGACGGCTTCTGGGGGAACGACCAGTTCCGTGCCGTGCAGGAGGAGAACATGCACTTCCTCCTCGAGTACACCGACCGCGTTCACGAGGTCCCGCAGATCGCCCGCGAGTACGCCGAGTTCGACGTGCTGCGCAACTACCGTCGTTGGCACCCCAAGCACCTGAGCCGCCAGCCTGTCGAGGACGTCGAGAAGTTCCTCGAGGCCCGCTCACGCGGCCGAGGCGTCATCATCAGCTTCGTCCACCACGGTCAGTACAACGGGGTGGTGTCCTCGATGGCCCGTGTCGCCGACGACCTGGCGGGCGTACCCAAGTCCGAGCGCCCTGGTTTCATCGTCAACGGTGTCGTCTCCCCCGAGGCGTTCGACAAGAAGGCACCCCTCGCCCTGCGTCAGCACTTCAAGGTCTGCGCCTACGGACCGAACATCAAGCTCATGTCCGCCACCGACGGCACCGGGCCCATGATCGAGATCCTCGAGAACGGTGGCGTTCTCGCGATCGCCTTCGACGTCGCCGGCCGCACGCCGATCAAGTTCCTCGGTCGCGACATGCTGGGCTCCTTCGGCATGGCACGCCTCGCGGTCCAGACGAACGTTCCCGTCGTCATCATCTCCTCGCACAAGGGGGCCGACGGGCTGCCCTACGGGCGGGTGCACGACGCCATCGAACCCTCGGACTTCCCGGACCCGGCCGATCTGCTGGCCGAGATCATCCGGCGCCACGAGCCCGCCATCCTGGAGTGGCCCGCGGCGTACGACAGCCCGCACAGCCGCCTGGGCGTGGCGAAGGCCGAGAACCAGGCCTGATCGTCGCTCTCCGCGAGGTCGGGGTGTAGCGTCAGGGGGAGCAGCTGATGCGGGAGGCCTCCCGGGTCAGGTGCGCGCCGTGGAACCAGTCACACAGCCGGCGGGTTCCCGACACGCTCCGAAGGGACCTCCCATGACCGCACTTCCGTACATCCAGAGCTCCGAACAGGACGGCGTCGCTGTCGTCGCGCCGGTCGGCGAGTTCGACATCTCGACCGTCGACATGCTCCGTGAGATCTTCGTGGACGTGGTGACCCCGACGACGAACCGGATGGTGCTCGACCTCGCCCGGACGGAGTTCGTCGACTCCCTCGCCA
The DNA window shown above is from Marmoricola sp. OAE513 and carries:
- a CDS encoding cytochrome P450 produces the protein MPTAMFSRVVSPLRRAAMRWAMRRNSTGLPDITTLRKVPEHLTFPLLRNGVDPVEQLAAQRAEDPVTMLGSVLGLEIWLVTGQELVKQVLADGASYSNDMRHLLGTRKRSDAETIGGLGMTDAPDHTRLRGLITPEFTMRRLRRLQESIGTIVEETLDAMEASGPVVDLVDQFGFEIPFRVICDLLGMPEDVREEFHKLGVARFDMSEGGAGSFGAATETRTFLIETVRRQRENPGEGLIGEIIRTHGHEYDDVELGGLADGVFLGGYETSAAMLSMGGYVLSRNADAYELLRSGTPEQVDEVVEELLRYLCPVQVAFPRFAREDHDLGGHRISKGSVVIVSLTGANRDPAHVPHPEQFDLRNAGTQHLAFGHGLHRCVGAELARMELRAALTGLARRFPDLVLETDDPADLGFRDLSVVYGIDRLPVRIGAGVPG
- a CDS encoding TraR/DksA C4-type zinc finger protein yields the protein MTPVIIEHVDETLARLTADRARASGRLAEVSESFQGVVVASRDSNADDEHDPEGATIAFERSQISAVAAQLLQHLAEIDGAVRRWESGTYGICERCGGQIAPGRLEARPVARTCVACV